Proteins encoded together in one Benincasa hispida cultivar B227 chromosome 1, ASM972705v1, whole genome shotgun sequence window:
- the LOC120069938 gene encoding UPF0613 protein PB24D3.06c produces the protein MNLSLSSSSSSSIPSVSVSSSSSSSSSSSSSTTSWLSVIVRGRSDRSASMKMSANTTSGSPAGDSPGPVVKKNHFRGLLFKYGPKPIQVAFKTGDYKQQVIFIGGLTDGFMATEYLEPLAIALDKEKWSLVQILLSSSYSGYGTSSLQQDAKELDQLVSYLINKEDSEGVVLLGHSTGCQDIVHYMRTNAACSRAVRGAILQAPVSDREYRATLLETAAMIDLASTMISEGRGSDLMPREADPSSPITATRYYSLCSYMGDDDMFSSDLNDDQLKMRLGHMANTPCQVIYSMGDEYVPEYVDKKSLVDRLCKAMGGAEKVEIEHGNHSLSNRVNEAVEVIVDFVRREGPKGWDDPWH, from the exons ATGAATCTCTcgctttcttcttcctcttcctcttcaatTCCTTCCGTATctgtatcttcttcttcttcttcctcctcctcctcttcgTCTTCAACCACTTCATGGCTCTCCGTCATAGTTCGCGGCCGTTCCGATAGGTCTGCGAGCATGAAAATGTCAGCCAATACTACATCTGGCTCTCCTGCTGGGGATTCACCTGGTCCTGTCGTCAAGAAGAATCACTTCCGTGGGTTGCTCTTCAAGTACGGTCCCAAGCCAATTCAG GTTGCATTTAAGACAGGGGATTACAAACAGCAAGTCATATTCATTGGTGGATTGACTGATGGCTTTATGGCAACAGA ATATTTGGAACCTCTGGCAATTGCTTTGGATAAAGAAAAATGGTCACTTGTTCAGATACTTCTCTCATCATCGTACAGTGGATATGGTACCTCCAGCTTGCAACAA GATGCCAAGGAGCTCGATCAGCTAGTAAGTTATCTGATCAATAAAGAAGACTCTGAGGGTGTTGTGTTACTTGGACATAGTACTGGCTGTCAG GATATAGTCCATTATATGCGTACAAATGCAGCTTGCTCTCGAGCAGTTCGTGGTGCCATTTTGCAG GCTCCAGTTAGTGATCGAGAGTATAGAGCAACTCTTCTTGAAACAGCAGCCATGATTGACTTGGCTTCAACTATGATAAGCGAAGGCAGAGGATCAGATCTTATGCCAAGAGAGGCAGATCCATCTTCTCCAATAACTGCCACTAG GTATTATTCCCTATGCTCCTATATGGGGGATGACGATATGTTCAGCTCTGACCTTAATGATGACCAGCTGAAAATGAGACTTGGCCACATGGCTAACACACCATGTCAG GTTATCTATTCCATGGGAGACGAATATGTGCCAGAATATGTGGATAAGAAGTCATTGGTGGATAG ATTGTGCAAAGCAATGGGAGGTGCAGAGAAAGTTGAAATTGAACATGGAAATCATTCTCTCTCCAACAGAGTTAATGAAGCAGTTGAGGTCATAGTTGACTTTGTGAGAAGGGAAGGTCCTAAGGGCTGGGATGATCCATGGCATTAG